The bacterium DNA segment GGTTCCTGATATCGGCTTCGATCACCGTAAGTTTATCCCAGATCCCGGCCAAGCGGACATTTTCGAAGATGCTGTTGTACTTGGTGATGACCGCCACCCGAGCTCCCGCGGCGTATAATCTTCGTACCAGGTGAGAGCCGATGAAGCCGGTTCCGCCGGTGACCAGAATAGATGTGCCTTTCATCAGGTGGTCTCTCCTTCGATATATGTATAATAATGCGTCAACTGCTGCTCGGCGGTGGTGTGCTCCAGGGGCGTATTGAACGTGATCTGAAGCCCCTCGAACGAATAGGTGCCGACCTCGCCCCGCTCGATCAGCCGATGGAAGAGTTCCAGGAGCCCCTTGGAGTCGGGGGATCTCAGCATATCCTCGCTCACGAAATTGAAGATTTCCGCGTCGACCGCCAGGGTCCCGATGTAGTAGTCGAACTCGGGTTTCTCCCGGAAACGGGAGATCGTATCCCCTTGTTTCTCGATCAGTCCGAAGGGAATCCGCAACCGGGAAACGACCATGGTCATCAGTTTGTCGCTTCGCCGATGGGCCCGGCAAAGCTCGTTCAGATCCACTTTATTGACGGTGTCTCCATAAACGACGATAAAATCATCGGTCAGTTGGTTGCGCACGGCATGAATACGCTTGAGCATGCTGGCGTCTTCGCCGGCGTTGTCGAACCGACAACGGGCCCCTCTCCAGGACTGGAACTTTTCCCGGATCATCTCCCCGCGGTATCCGACGCAGAAGAGGTAATCGCGGAAACCCTGCGCATAATACTGTTCCAAGGACAGTTCCAGGATCGACTTGTTTCCCAAAGGGATCAGGGGTTTGGGAATATCTCCGGAATAATCGCGAATACGTACGCCCTTACCTCCGCAAAGAACAACTATCGGCGGTTTTTTCATACGGACTCTAAACTACTTGAGGTACTTTCCCGGAGCAAGCAAATAGAGCCGATTGCCGAAGGGGGGGAAGTGGCGGGAAACAGTTTCACAATTAGCGGCAATGGTTCAATAATACGGTCATGAAACGGCTGGGCGCGGCAATCGCTTTTCGAACGGGGATCACGAGGCTATGGGGGGCGTTCGACACGTTCAAACCCGGATTCCGGGTGCTCACCTACCATCACGTTCTCC contains these protein-coding regions:
- a CDS encoding nucleotidyltransferase family protein, which codes for MKKPPIVVLCGGKGVRIRDYSGDIPKPLIPLGNKSILELSLEQYYAQGFRDYLFCVGYRGEMIREKFQSWRGARCRFDNAGEDASMLKRIHAVRNQLTDDFIVVYGDTVNKVDLNELCRAHRRSDKLMTMVVSRLRIPFGLIEKQGDTISRFREKPEFDYYIGTLAVDAEIFNFVSEDMLRSPDSKGLLELFHRLIERGEVGTYSFEGLQITFNTPLEHTTAEQQLTHYYTYIEGETT